One Yimella lutea DNA window includes the following coding sequences:
- a CDS encoding lysophospholipid acyltransferase family protein, whose amino-acid sequence MLYLTTQLLVSPLARAWFRPDVEGADNVPRTGGVLLASNHLSFIDSFAIPLVAPRKVVFLAKAEYFTGTGVKGAASRAWFTSMGMVPVERDDSKAAAQSLDIALDVLRRGEVFGIYPEGTRSRDGRLYRGHVGVAHLALTAKVPVVPVGLIGTQHVQPIGTNKVRREKFTVKFGEPIDFSGRLDGVAQGKARRLATDEIMDAIAALSGQERAGVYNERSAPTT is encoded by the coding sequence ATGCTCTACCTCACGACGCAGCTGTTGGTGTCGCCGTTGGCCCGGGCCTGGTTCCGGCCCGACGTCGAGGGCGCCGACAACGTGCCGCGCACCGGTGGGGTGTTGCTCGCGTCCAATCACCTGTCGTTCATCGACAGCTTCGCGATCCCGCTGGTGGCGCCCCGGAAGGTGGTGTTCCTCGCCAAGGCCGAGTACTTCACCGGCACCGGCGTGAAGGGTGCGGCCAGCCGAGCGTGGTTCACCTCGATGGGCATGGTGCCGGTCGAGCGTGACGACTCGAAGGCCGCTGCGCAGTCGCTCGACATCGCGCTCGACGTCCTTCGTCGTGGGGAAGTGTTCGGCATCTATCCCGAGGGCACCCGCTCGCGCGACGGGCGGCTCTACCGCGGACACGTCGGCGTCGCGCATCTGGCGCTCACCGCGAAGGTGCCGGTCGTCCCGGTCGGCCTGATCGGCACACAGCACGTCCAACCGATCGGCACCAACAAGGTGCGGCGCGAGAAGTTCACCGTGAAGTTCGGGGAGCCGATCGACTTCTCCGGACGCTTGGACGGCGTCGCCCAGGGCAAGGCCCGGCGCCTGGCGACCGACGAGATCATGGACGCGATCGCCGCGCTCAGCGGTCAGGAGCGCGCCGGCGTCTACAACGAGCGCTCGGCTCCCACGACCTGA
- a CDS encoding DUF5063 domain-containing protein, which produces MSEISDLGGLAAETARDAETFTTAVREIAAGGAPETAIPLLLLLLSQLQMSGARLGAVQDVVPAERFESDPGAEADLDPLRQNLANLFEGIDDYTDLVDPVTSVEPARGAVSDDLTDIVQALEHGLVHYRAGRTVEALWWWQFSYLSEWGVRAASCLRVLLTILRHLRLDVDDDAAAEAEFDALHP; this is translated from the coding sequence ATGTCTGAGATCTCCGACCTGGGCGGCCTGGCCGCCGAGACCGCCCGCGACGCCGAGACCTTCACCACCGCCGTACGCGAGATCGCCGCCGGCGGCGCCCCCGAGACAGCGATCCCGCTGTTGCTGCTCCTGCTGTCCCAGTTGCAGATGAGCGGCGCCCGACTCGGCGCGGTGCAGGACGTCGTGCCCGCAGAACGCTTCGAATCCGATCCCGGCGCTGAGGCCGACCTCGACCCATTGCGCCAGAACCTCGCCAACCTCTTCGAGGGCATCGACGACTACACCGACCTGGTCGACCCGGTCACCTCCGTCGAACCCGCGCGCGGCGCCGTCTCCGACGACCTCACCGACATCGTCCAGGCACTCGAGCACGGACTCGTCCACTACCGCGCCGGTCGCACCGTCGAGGCGCTGTGGTGGTGGCAGTTCAGCTACCTGTCGGAGTGGGGCGTACGCGCCGCGTCGTGCTTGCGGGTGCTGCTGACGATCCTGCGCCACCTGCGCCTCGACGTCGACGACGACGCTGCCGCCGAGGCCGAGTTCGACGCCCTGCACCCCTGA
- the recR gene encoding recombination mediator RecR, translating into MYEGVVQDLIDELGRLPGIGPKSAQRIAFHLLQADSADVNRLVEVLQTVKARVRFCDTCFNVAESDRCRICADEKRDRTQLCVVEEPKDVMAMERAREFKGVYHVLGGAIDPMSGIGPDDLRITELFRRLGEEPIEEVLIATNPNHIGEATATYLVRSMRPMGVRISRLASGLPVGGDLEYADEVTLGRAIEGRKVLTNV; encoded by the coding sequence GTGTACGAAGGTGTGGTCCAAGACCTGATCGACGAGCTCGGCCGGCTTCCCGGCATCGGGCCCAAGTCCGCGCAGCGCATCGCGTTCCATCTGCTCCAGGCCGACAGCGCCGACGTGAACCGTTTGGTCGAGGTGCTGCAGACGGTCAAGGCGCGAGTTCGCTTCTGCGACACGTGTTTCAACGTGGCCGAGTCCGATCGATGCCGCATCTGCGCCGACGAAAAACGCGACCGTACCCAGTTGTGCGTGGTCGAGGAACCCAAGGACGTCATGGCCATGGAGCGGGCGCGTGAGTTCAAGGGCGTCTACCACGTGCTCGGCGGTGCGATCGATCCCATGTCGGGCATCGGCCCGGACGACCTGCGCATCACCGAACTTTTCCGCCGCTTGGGTGAAGAACCCATCGAGGAAGTGTTGATCGCGACCAACCCCAACCACATCGGCGAAGCGACCGCCACCTACCTGGTGCGCTCGATGCGTCCGATGGGCGTCCGGATTTCGCGTCTCGCCTCAGGCCTGCCGGTCGGCGGCGACCTGGAGTACGCCGACGAAGTCACCCTCGGCCGGGCCATCGAAGGACGAAAGGTGCTGACGAATGTCTGA
- a CDS encoding phosphatase PAP2 family protein: MEISIIVVLNVVYERLRNLVPARQDEAYNRGHQVLDLTQQLTGDLELSVNRFVAGQSILAHGFNAYYTYLHLPVTALTLIWIFRVHKRYYRAARTVLVGTTVLGLVGFYLLPMAPPRLLPGAGFTDTLVTYGAWGSWSDPTVASSTNQFAAMPSLHCAWALWVGLSVFSIARRPWLRVLGIVYPMMTFVVVVGTANHFILDGVAGAAVLAAAFAVQRLLFGQGAFHPAPTRDELRPQTAN; encoded by the coding sequence GTGGAGATCTCGATCATCGTCGTCCTGAACGTCGTCTACGAACGGCTGCGTAACCTGGTGCCCGCCCGTCAGGACGAGGCGTACAACCGCGGCCACCAGGTGCTCGATCTGACCCAACAGCTGACCGGTGACCTCGAGCTCTCGGTCAACCGGTTCGTCGCCGGGCAATCGATACTCGCGCACGGCTTCAACGCCTACTACACCTACTTGCATCTGCCGGTGACCGCGCTGACGCTCATCTGGATCTTCCGCGTCCACAAGCGCTACTACCGGGCGGCGCGCACCGTCCTGGTCGGCACCACGGTCCTCGGCCTGGTCGGTTTCTACCTGTTGCCGATGGCTCCCCCGCGGTTGCTGCCGGGGGCCGGATTCACCGACACGCTGGTGACCTACGGCGCCTGGGGTTCCTGGTCGGACCCGACGGTCGCCAGTTCCACCAACCAGTTCGCCGCGATGCCGAGCCTGCATTGCGCGTGGGCACTCTGGGTGGGCCTGTCTGTCTTCTCGATCGCGCGGCGACCGTGGCTACGCGTCCTCGGCATCGTGTATCCGATGATGACCTTCGTGGTCGTGGTCGGCACGGCCAACCACTTCATCCTCGATGGCGTCGCCGGTGCGGCCGTGCTGGCAGCGGCCTTCGCAGTCCAACGACTGCTGTTCGGGCAGGGCGCCTTCCACCCCGCACCCACCCGCGACGAACTGCGCCCGCAGACCGCGAACTGA
- a CDS encoding aspartate kinase — MSLVVQKYGGSSVADADSIKRVARRIVDTRKAGNQVCVVVSAMGDTTDELHDLAAAVSPAPPERELDMLLTAGERISAALLSMAIANLGDSARSFTGSQAGVITDDVHGRARIIDITPGRIREALDGGHIVIVAGFQGVSQTTKEITTLGRGASDTTAVALAAALGADVCEIYTDVDGIFTADPRIVPTARKIDRISNEEMQEMAASGAKILMLRCVEYARRFNMPIHVRSSFSHREGTWVVDNDSRNNQGEEGVEDPIIAGVAHDRSEAKVTVVGVKDSPGVAAKIFQTIAAAQINIDMIVQNVSALDTGLTDVSFTCPKGDGQKAVEVLQAAKDSIGYDQLQYDDQVGKLSLVGSGMRSHPGVSATLFQALADNGINIEMISTSEIRVSVVTKDDQLDDAVRAVHTAFGLDSADGEAVVYGGTGR; from the coding sequence GTGAGTTTGGTGGTCCAGAAGTACGGCGGCTCGTCGGTGGCGGACGCCGACAGCATCAAGCGCGTCGCACGACGGATCGTCGACACCCGCAAGGCCGGCAACCAGGTGTGTGTCGTGGTGTCCGCGATGGGTGACACCACCGACGAACTGCACGACCTCGCCGCTGCGGTGTCCCCGGCACCGCCGGAGCGCGAACTCGACATGCTGCTGACCGCCGGTGAGCGCATCTCGGCCGCCCTGCTGTCGATGGCCATCGCCAATCTCGGCGACTCCGCCCGGTCGTTCACCGGCTCCCAGGCCGGCGTCATCACCGACGACGTGCACGGCAGGGCACGCATCATCGACATCACGCCCGGACGCATCCGCGAGGCGCTGGACGGCGGGCACATCGTGATCGTCGCCGGCTTCCAGGGCGTCAGCCAGACGACCAAGGAGATCACCACCCTCGGTCGTGGCGCCTCCGACACCACCGCCGTCGCGCTCGCGGCCGCGCTGGGTGCGGATGTCTGCGAGATCTACACCGACGTCGACGGCATCTTCACCGCCGACCCGCGCATCGTCCCGACGGCGCGCAAGATCGACCGCATCAGCAACGAGGAGATGCAGGAGATGGCCGCCTCGGGCGCCAAGATCCTGATGCTGCGCTGCGTGGAGTACGCACGCCGGTTCAACATGCCGATCCACGTGCGCTCCTCGTTCAGTCACCGTGAAGGCACCTGGGTCGTCGACAACGACTCGCGCAACAACCAAGGAGAAGAAGGCGTGGAAGACCCGATCATCGCCGGCGTCGCGCACGACCGCAGCGAAGCCAAGGTCACCGTCGTCGGGGTCAAGGACTCCCCGGGTGTGGCCGCCAAGATCTTCCAGACGATCGCAGCCGCACAGATCAACATCGACATGATCGTGCAGAACGTCTCGGCGCTCGACACAGGTCTGACCGATGTCTCTTTCACCTGCCCCAAGGGCGACGGTCAGAAGGCCGTCGAGGTGCTGCAGGCCGCCAAGGACTCCATCGGTTACGACCAGCTCCAGTACGACGACCAGGTCGGCAAGCTGTCGCTCGTCGGATCCGGCATGCGTTCGCACCCGGGTGTCAGCGCCACCCTGTTCCAGGCACTCGCCGACAACGGCATCAACATCGAGATGATCAGCACCTCCGAGATCCGCGTCTCGGTCGTGACCAAGGACGACCAGTTGGACGACGCCGTCCGGGCCGTTCACACCGCGTTCGGACTCGATTCGGCCGACGGTGAAGCGGTCGTTTACGGAGGTACGGGCCGATGA
- a CDS encoding aspartate-semialdehyde dehydrogenase, translating to MNEAKKLNVGIVGATGQVGGVVLQILADRDFPVGDLRLFASARSAGKTIEWQGRSIEVEDAETADPSGLDIAIFSAGGATSKALAPKFAAAGVTVIDNSSAWRMDPEVPLVVTEVNPNEALSPAKGIIANPNCTTMAAMPVLKPLSDQADLRRLTVATYQAVSGSGLAGVEELAGQVRQGVESGNLEQLAHEGSSVELGPAKKYVAPIAFNVVALAGNVVEDGSGETDEEQKLRNESRKILGLPDLLVAGTCVRVPVFSGHSLAIHAEFDKPITPDEARSLLADAPGVELADVPTPLDAAGADPSYVGRIRQDQSVPDGKGLVLFISNDNLRKGAALNTVQIAEVIASGT from the coding sequence ATGAACGAGGCGAAGAAGTTGAACGTCGGCATCGTCGGTGCCACCGGACAGGTCGGCGGCGTCGTGCTGCAGATCCTGGCCGACCGCGACTTCCCCGTGGGTGACCTGCGCCTGTTCGCGTCCGCGCGTTCGGCAGGCAAGACCATTGAGTGGCAAGGCCGTTCGATCGAGGTGGAGGACGCCGAGACAGCCGACCCGTCGGGTCTCGACATCGCCATCTTCTCCGCCGGAGGCGCGACCTCCAAGGCACTGGCGCCGAAGTTCGCCGCCGCCGGTGTGACCGTGATCGACAACTCGTCGGCCTGGCGCATGGACCCCGAGGTGCCGCTCGTCGTCACCGAGGTGAACCCGAACGAGGCGCTCTCGCCCGCCAAGGGCATCATCGCCAACCCGAACTGCACCACCATGGCTGCGATGCCGGTGCTCAAGCCGCTGTCCGACCAGGCAGACCTGCGTCGGTTGACGGTTGCCACCTACCAGGCTGTTTCCGGCTCGGGTCTCGCCGGTGTCGAGGAGCTTGCCGGCCAGGTGCGCCAGGGCGTGGAGTCCGGCAACCTCGAGCAACTGGCCCACGAGGGTTCGTCGGTCGAACTCGGCCCGGCCAAGAAGTACGTGGCTCCGATCGCTTTCAACGTCGTCGCCCTCGCGGGTAACGTCGTCGAGGACGGATCGGGGGAGACGGATGAGGAACAGAAGCTGCGCAACGAGAGTCGCAAGATTCTCGGTCTGCCCGACCTGCTGGTCGCCGGCACCTGCGTCCGCGTCCCTGTCTTCTCGGGTCACTCGCTGGCGATCCACGCCGAGTTCGACAAGCCGATCACGCCGGACGAGGCCCGTTCGCTGCTGGCCGACGCCCCCGGCGTCGAGCTCGCCGACGTCCCGACTCCGCTCGATGCTGCCGGCGCCGACCCGTCGTACGTCGGACGGATTCGGCAGGACCAGTCCGTCCCCGACGGCAAGGGTCTGGTGCTGTTCATCTCCAACGACAACCTGCGCAAGGGTGCCGCGCTCAACACCGTGCAGATCGCCGAGGTCATCGCTTCGGGGACGTGA
- a CDS encoding aspartate-semialdehyde dehydrogenase — translation MNGRRPVLAVVGATGVVGQTLVSMLPTRPDVWGEVRLLASGHSQGATMQALGQELPVQELAEANFDDVDVCILSVPIDVARTWAPIIARAGTVVIDNSGAHTVNPTVPLVVPEINPDAARGEGGRIIASPGGTTLLMANTLATLHEVWHLREVVAATYQAVSDAGVRGVHRLYDETAELAGNRGVGQTPGDVRRFVSDIDGRSPFPAPVAFNVIPWVGGPGDGRWSSTELRAREEVRAILGEPDLRMATTCVQVPVTTAHSASLHLSFERRLTRADAVRALTERSNSVVVLDDPLRQEWPTPVDVVGTDPVFVGRVRQPGDFPRALELFVCVDNLRKGSALNMIQLAELVAS, via the coding sequence ATGAACGGTCGCCGACCTGTTCTCGCCGTCGTGGGTGCGACGGGGGTGGTCGGACAGACCCTGGTCTCGATGCTGCCCACCCGTCCCGACGTCTGGGGTGAGGTGCGGCTGCTCGCGTCCGGACACTCCCAGGGAGCGACGATGCAGGCGCTCGGCCAGGAACTGCCTGTCCAGGAGTTGGCGGAGGCGAACTTCGACGACGTCGACGTTTGCATCCTCAGCGTGCCGATCGATGTCGCCCGCACCTGGGCGCCGATCATCGCGCGAGCCGGCACCGTCGTCATCGACAACTCCGGGGCCCACACGGTCAACCCGACCGTGCCGTTGGTGGTGCCGGAGATCAATCCGGATGCAGCCCGCGGCGAGGGCGGGCGGATCATCGCCAGTCCCGGTGGCACGACCTTGCTGATGGCCAACACGCTCGCGACTTTGCACGAGGTCTGGCATCTGCGCGAGGTCGTCGCCGCCACGTACCAGGCCGTGTCCGACGCCGGTGTCCGCGGCGTCCATCGCCTGTACGACGAGACCGCCGAGCTTGCCGGGAACCGAGGCGTCGGTCAGACTCCGGGCGATGTGCGTCGCTTCGTGTCCGACATCGACGGGCGCTCACCGTTCCCGGCGCCGGTGGCGTTCAACGTGATTCCGTGGGTCGGTGGCCCGGGCGACGGACGTTGGTCGAGTACCGAGCTGCGTGCCCGCGAAGAGGTGCGCGCCATCCTGGGTGAACCCGATCTGCGGATGGCGACCACCTGCGTCCAGGTGCCGGTCACGACCGCCCACTCGGCCTCGCTGCATCTGAGCTTCGAGCGACGACTCACGCGGGCCGACGCCGTCCGCGCCCTGACCGAAAGATCCAACTCCGTTGTCGTCCTGGACGATCCGTTGCGGCAGGAGTGGCCGACGCCCGTCGACGTCGTCGGCACGGACCCGGTGTTCGTCGGACGGGTCAGGCAGCCCGGTGACTTCCCGCGCGCCCTCGAACTCTTCGTCTGCGTCGACAACCTGCGCAAGGGGTCTGCGCTCAACATGATCCAACTCGCGGAGCTCGTTGCGAGCTGA
- a CDS encoding amino acid ABC transporter ATP-binding protein, with amino-acid sequence MTQQNAAEGQPADLSKAGRDGQAGRPLVVLENVNKHFGDLHVLRDIDLTVHQGEVVVVLGPSGSGKSTLCRTINRLETYESGSITIDGIPLPEEGAGLARLRADVGMVFQSFNLFSHKTILQNVTLGPIKVRKMKAKEAESRAMELLKRVGVDHQANKYPAQLSGGQQQRVAIARSLAMEPKVMLFDEPTSALDPEMINEVLDVMGQLAKEGMTMIVVTHEMGFARRAADRVVFMADGQILEQETPEEFFNNPKTDRAKDFLSKILAH; translated from the coding sequence ATGACGCAGCAGAATGCCGCCGAGGGGCAGCCCGCGGATCTGAGCAAAGCGGGGCGTGACGGGCAGGCCGGTCGGCCGTTGGTCGTCCTGGAGAACGTGAACAAGCACTTCGGTGATCTGCACGTGTTGCGGGACATCGACCTGACCGTTCACCAGGGTGAGGTCGTCGTCGTCCTTGGCCCTTCCGGGTCGGGTAAGTCGACGCTGTGTCGCACGATCAACCGCCTGGAGACCTACGAGAGCGGGTCGATCACGATCGACGGCATTCCGCTGCCGGAAGAAGGCGCGGGCCTGGCCAGGCTTCGTGCGGACGTCGGCATGGTCTTCCAGTCGTTCAACCTGTTCTCGCACAAGACGATCCTGCAGAACGTCACGCTCGGGCCGATCAAGGTGCGCAAGATGAAGGCCAAGGAGGCCGAGTCGCGCGCGATGGAACTGCTGAAGCGCGTGGGTGTCGACCACCAGGCGAACAAGTATCCGGCGCAGTTGTCCGGTGGACAGCAGCAGCGCGTGGCGATCGCGCGGTCGCTCGCGATGGAGCCCAAGGTGATGCTCTTCGACGAGCCGACCTCGGCACTCGACCCCGAGATGATCAACGAGGTGCTCGACGTCATGGGGCAACTCGCCAAGGAGGGCATGACGATGATCGTCGTGACCCACGAGATGGGCTTCGCGCGCCGTGCCGCCGACCGCGTCGTCTTCATGGCCGACGGCCAGATCCTCGAGCAGGAGACGCCCGAGGAGTTCTTCAACAACCCCAAGACCGACCGCGCCAAGGACTTCCTGTCCAAGATCCTGGCTCACTGA
- a CDS encoding glutamate ABC transporter substrate-binding protein, translated as MKFRSASAVAMMAAASLTLAACGGDDSSGSGEKIKIGVKFDQPGLGFKEGTKNSGFDVAVAKYVAGKMGFKEDQIQFVESPSKQREKMLAAGTVKMIFATYSITDKRKAQVSFGGPYFVAGQSVLVKSDSDINSVDALKGKRVCSVTGSTSVDNLKKKQPALVPQKYDTYSACATALKSGAVDAMTTDDAILAGYSNQAAYKGAFKLVGGTFSTEKYGVGLKKGDKDTCTKVNSAIQEMIKDGSWEKALKENLGADYKYNTTENPPKSLETCA; from the coding sequence ATGAAGTTCCGTTCCGCTTCCGCGGTCGCCATGATGGCCGCAGCATCCCTGACCCTCGCCGCCTGCGGCGGAGACGACTCGTCCGGCTCGGGGGAGAAGATCAAGATCGGTGTGAAGTTCGACCAGCCTGGTCTGGGCTTCAAGGAGGGCACCAAGAACTCCGGCTTCGACGTCGCCGTCGCCAAGTACGTCGCCGGCAAGATGGGCTTCAAGGAAGACCAGATCCAGTTCGTCGAGTCGCCCTCGAAGCAGCGCGAGAAGATGCTGGCGGCCGGCACCGTCAAGATGATCTTCGCGACCTACTCGATCACCGACAAGCGCAAGGCGCAGGTCTCCTTCGGCGGCCCGTACTTCGTCGCCGGCCAGTCCGTGTTGGTGAAGTCCGACAGTGACATCAACAGCGTCGACGCGCTCAAGGGCAAGCGGGTCTGCTCGGTCACCGGTTCGACCTCGGTCGACAACCTGAAGAAGAAGCAGCCGGCTCTGGTGCCGCAGAAGTACGACACCTACTCCGCCTGCGCCACCGCGCTGAAGTCGGGCGCTGTCGACGCGATGACCACGGACGACGCGATCCTCGCCGGGTACTCCAACCAGGCGGCGTACAAGGGTGCCTTCAAGCTCGTCGGTGGCACCTTCTCCACCGAGAAGTACGGCGTCGGCCTGAAGAAGGGCGACAAGGACACCTGCACCAAGGTCAACTCCGCGATCCAGGAAATGATCAAGGACGGGTCGTGGGAGAAGGCGCTGAAGGAGAACCTGGGCGCCGACTACAAGTACAACACCACCGAGAACCCGCCGAAGTCCCTCGAGACCTGCGCGTGA
- a CDS encoding amino acid ABC transporter permease gives MSQLINEYHLLSAFWMTIKLTVLAAIGSLVLGTIIAVLRMSPVPMLRFLGTSYVNVFRNLPLTLIILSMNLVLWAQLSISLADSKDPAYLDINNFRLAVLGLVIYHAAYVCESLRSGVNTIPLGQAEAARSIGLTFGQSLKEVVLPQAFRGAVVPLGNTLIALTKNTTIAVVIGVAEMAALLAAVTENDPGLLNQAFLATAGLFVLLTLPTGVLIGHLGKKLAVKR, from the coding sequence ATGTCACAACTCATCAACGAGTACCACCTGCTGTCGGCTTTCTGGATGACCATCAAGCTGACGGTCCTGGCAGCGATCGGCAGCCTCGTCCTGGGCACGATCATCGCGGTGCTGCGCATGTCGCCGGTGCCGATGTTGCGCTTCCTGGGCACCTCCTACGTCAACGTCTTCCGCAACCTGCCGCTGACGTTGATCATCCTGTCGATGAACCTGGTCCTGTGGGCGCAGCTGAGCATCAGCCTCGCCGACAGCAAGGACCCCGCATACCTCGACATCAACAACTTCCGGTTGGCCGTGCTCGGTCTGGTGATCTACCACGCCGCGTATGTCTGTGAGTCGCTGCGCAGTGGCGTCAACACGATCCCGCTCGGGCAGGCCGAGGCCGCCCGCTCCATCGGGCTCACCTTCGGTCAGTCGCTGAAGGAGGTCGTGCTGCCGCAGGCGTTCCGCGGCGCGGTGGTGCCGCTGGGCAACACCCTGATCGCGCTCACCAAGAACACGACGATCGCGGTCGTCATCGGTGTGGCAGAGATGGCAGCCCTGCTGGCCGCGGTCACCGAGAACGACCCCGGCCTGCTGAACCAGGCGTTCCTGGCCACGGCCGGACTGTTCGTCCTGCTGACCCTCCCCACCGGCGTCCTCATCGGGCACCTCGGTAAGAAGCTGGCGGTGAAGCGATGA
- a CDS encoding amino acid ABC transporter permease, with amino-acid sequence MSASVLFDAPGPKARRRHMMLTVVGVLLFLVGMFLVYKRLDDKGQFAPALWKPLTTGTVWQSLLEGLVGTLKAAAIAIVIAGVLGVLFALGRMSEIAPLRWICSVFVEIFRAVPVLLMMLFSYGYLSTSGAVDDELAPLYATVTGLVLYNSSVVAEVIRSGVNQLPNGQREAGLSIGLRPSQTLRMVQLPQAITAMLPALISQLVVVLKDTALGYNVLYSELLRTGQGIGSNNANIVQMMFVLGVIYILINYSLSKLAEFVERRLKNRGRGSRKQQVTGGPAVAADAAA; translated from the coding sequence ATGAGCGCCTCGGTTCTGTTCGATGCACCCGGCCCGAAGGCTCGCCGCCGGCACATGATGCTCACCGTCGTCGGTGTGCTGTTGTTCTTGGTCGGAATGTTCCTGGTCTACAAGCGGCTGGACGACAAGGGCCAGTTCGCGCCGGCGCTGTGGAAGCCGCTGACCACCGGCACCGTCTGGCAGTCCCTGCTCGAGGGCCTGGTCGGCACGCTCAAGGCGGCCGCGATCGCGATCGTGATCGCCGGTGTCCTGGGTGTGCTCTTCGCCCTCGGCCGGATGTCGGAGATCGCGCCGCTGCGCTGGATCTGCTCGGTGTTCGTGGAGATCTTCCGCGCAGTCCCGGTGCTGTTGATGATGCTGTTCAGCTACGGCTACCTGTCCACCAGTGGTGCCGTGGACGACGAACTGGCCCCGTTGTACGCTACCGTCACCGGTCTGGTGCTCTACAACTCCTCGGTGGTCGCCGAGGTCATCCGCTCCGGTGTCAACCAGTTGCCCAACGGGCAACGGGAGGCCGGTCTGTCGATCGGTCTGCGACCCAGCCAGACCCTGCGGATGGTTCAGCTGCCGCAGGCGATCACCGCGATGTTGCCGGCTTTGATCAGCCAGTTGGTCGTCGTGCTGAAGGACACCGCGCTCGGTTACAACGTGCTCTACAGCGAACTGCTGCGCACCGGCCAGGGCATCGGATCCAACAACGCGAATATCGTGCAGATGATGTTCGTGCTCGGTGTGATCTACATCCTGATCAACTACTCGCTGTCCAAGCTGGCCGAGTTCGTCGAGCGCCGGTTGAAGAACCGCGGTCGCGGATCGAGGAAGCAGCAGGTCACCGGCGGACCGGCGGTCGCTGCCGACGCAGCCGCGTAG
- a CDS encoding DUF2461 domain-containing protein, with the protein MISDVSFDGFPVAALDFYDDLEQDNSKAFWDAHRSTYEESVRAPFEALAADLEDEFGSAKIFRPNRDIRFSKDKTPYKTHQGMYVSAAEATGWYVQLSAAGVMVGLGFYNAPPDRLALLRKVIDSPSGATLERMIGDLTAQGWALGGDTVKTAPRGYSADNPRIELLRHRTMSLSKQYGFEPFVHTPEVLTRIRDDWRTGRPLVDWLATHLSDDGTGLR; encoded by the coding sequence GTGATTTCGGATGTGAGTTTCGACGGTTTCCCGGTGGCAGCGCTCGACTTCTACGACGACCTCGAGCAGGACAACAGCAAGGCGTTCTGGGACGCGCACCGCTCGACCTACGAGGAGTCGGTGCGCGCGCCGTTCGAGGCTCTCGCAGCGGACCTGGAGGACGAGTTCGGGTCGGCGAAGATCTTCCGCCCGAACCGCGACATCCGGTTCAGCAAGGACAAGACCCCGTACAAGACGCATCAGGGGATGTACGTGTCCGCTGCCGAGGCCACCGGGTGGTACGTGCAGTTGTCCGCCGCCGGTGTCATGGTCGGCCTCGGGTTCTACAACGCCCCGCCGGACCGACTCGCCCTGTTGCGCAAGGTGATCGACAGCCCGAGCGGCGCGACCCTCGAGCGCATGATCGGTGATCTGACGGCGCAGGGCTGGGCGCTCGGCGGTGACACCGTCAAGACCGCGCCGCGCGGTTACAGCGCAGACAACCCGCGCATCGAACTGCTGCGACACAGGACGATGTCGCTGTCGAAGCAGTACGGCTTCGAGCCGTTCGTGCACACCCCGGAGGTGTTGACGCGGATCCGGGACGACTGGCGCACCGGCCGACCCCTTGTCGACTGGCTCGCCACTCATCTCAGCGACGATGGGACGGGTCTTCGTTGA